In Spirosoma sp. KUDC1026, the sequence AATAATTTTTTCTATAGATAAATTATATACTTGCAATAAAATACTGTTAATCAATACGTTGTGAGGATGATGCGCTGGACTGAGATTAAAATTAAATCAACGTGCCGGAGTAATCGGGCACCAAGCGCAAAAACGATGCCACTACTTTTTTTCAAAAGCTAAGAGTAACCGATTGATTATCGAGTAGTCTAAAATTTAGATTGATGCTAGTTAGGAGATTATTAAACGCTTTATAGAATGAATTCGAAACGTCACCTACTTATAGTGGACGGTAGCCCATACGTAACCGGGATTCTTGTTCAGACGCTGAAGAAAGATTTCGACGTAACGGTTGCCTCTAACGGACAGGAGGCCGCTCAACTGCTTACTCAGGGTAACCGCTTTGATTGCGTGTTAACCGATCTGGAACTGGATGTATTCAGTGGTTTTGACCTTATTAAGTTTATTCGGTCTAACCGCCTGCTATGCCAGACTCCAATTGTTGTTTTATCCGCTAAATCGGATAGTAATACGCGTATTCAGTGTTTGGAACTGGGTGTTGATAGCTTCATGCCTAAACCATTTAATCCAACTGAAGTAAAGGTTCGCCTGCTGGCCACCATACGCCGGGCGGATATGCCCGTTGCGGAAGAAGCGCCTGAACGTCCTGGTCCTGTTTCGGCCCGATTATTGCCTGAGGTTGAATCGTTTTGGCAAAACAAATCACGCATTTTGTTTATGGTGCTAAAGGGGTATTCACTAGGGCAGAGCGCCTGACAATTTATTAACGAATACGGCAAACTAGTCTCTGTTTCGCCTGCTGATACCGAATAGACACCAAAACAGTTACAAAATGCGTGCCAATGAGTTGTACCAAAGCGGAGCTAGAAAAAGCGTAAACCAGCTTAGTTTTGTGAACGATACACCCGCATTTTGTATCTTATTAGTGGAGAAAGACAACTTAATTGCTGGCCGGTTTAGTGCGCTCGTTCCAAGTGATACGTCTGTCGTTCGATTCAACAACGTAAAAGACGCGGGTCGGTGGCTGAGCAATACCAAAGAAGTTGATCTTATCATTGTTGAAGAAAATGCCTTTAATGTTCTGCTCCCCAAAGTTCGGAACAACCCCAGCTGGCAGCACGTACCGGTATTGGTTGCCTGTTTCTCTCTGAATAAACAGTTGATTGCCGCTGCCATTAAAGCCAGAGCAACCGACCTGCTGGTTCTGACAGAAAATGAT encodes:
- a CDS encoding PleD family two-component system response regulator, with the translated sequence MNSKRHLLIVDGSPYVTGILVQTLKKDFDVTVASNGQEAAQLLTQGNRFDCVLTDLELDVFSGFDLIKFIRSNRLLCQTPIVVLSAKSDSNTRIQCLELGVDSFMPKPFNPTEVKVRLLATIRRADMPVAEEAPERPGPVSARLLPEVESFWQNKSRILFMVLKGYSLGQSA